TGGTATCTTTGACTAATATTGTTAATTTCTAACTGGTTAAAACACATGACCTACATGTCATTTTTTATCAGAAATTCTTTATTTGAAAAAGTTAATGAATTGAAATTCAAACatgtttttagttaaaaaatttaaaggtatATTTAACCCCAatctatcatttaatttaaaaatgaaaattattctaataaaaaGTGACATGTGTCACAATTTAAACCGGTCAGAAATTAATACAATTACCAAAAGTGGGAAAGTACTTGAAATAATAATTAGGAAAATAGAATCTAGATTTTTTATTCAATCATTACTTTTTATTCCTCAAAATAGAAATCTTTGAAATatgtctcttttttttaattaaataatatggtTATCTAGAGAGGTCATGCTTCTTTTTCGAAAATTTCTTACAAAATTTGATTCCCACGATTGGGATATGATGAAATAACTTAACTCTTGTACTTGGAAAACATTAAGTGTAAGAGGTCAGGTTTTTTATTTCACATATACTTAGATAGCATCTCGTACAAGTTAACCTTAACTTCGACACTTACGGAGTTGAGGTTAGAATCGGACAACTTTAATCTGTAGCACGCTCGAAGCAATCAAACTCTTACTCATGGTTGTAACTTAGATATCAAACTATTTCAAATGGATGTAAAAAGTGTGTTCTCGAATGACTTCATTAATGAAGGAGTGTTCGTGGAACAATTGATCTGTCATAATTTGATATAGCAAATTAGACTTTCTCGACATGAGGAGCTTGTTCTCAAGCAAAAAAATGTCGTTTACGTAGTTTTTAggattttgatttaataagtgaaaatacctttttttacttattttgagaCGTTAATTGACCAATAGTATCATTGGGGGCCTAACATATGATTGAGTGTTGTAAGGACGTGTTGAAGGCTAGAATCGAACGAGAACATCACCAAAGGAGAAGGTATTACGATACCTTCAATAGGTCCCAAGTTTGGACCACCTTACAGTGGTATCACCATATCTTCTATTGGTGTCGCGATACCCACTCGCCCAAGAAGTAACCTAAGTTAAGTTTGTCAACGGTATCACGATATCCACTCCTTAGGTATTGCGCACCCACATCGTCAGGGGACAAAAAATGGCTCCAATAATAGTCTTTGTCCAACCGAAGCACCAATCATTGAAGGCTCATTCAAGGACATTTTGGGCACAAACAGGGTAAAAAATTGATTGCTAAAAACAACCAAATTTGGTTGAGGAGAGAGAATACACACACTTAGGCTTAGTTTAGCTTTAATTTCTCTTAGTTTTCTTCTACTTTTCTagggttttcattttctttatcttCCATAGctatataagatttttttttttacatttttcttctttctcttatagttagttaagttagttaacacTGTAGCTTAGGTTCATTTGCaactttagtccttttactttgtTTGTAAAGACATTTTTAGCTTTATATTAATGCATTTCAGTTTCGTTTACATTAAATCTATTAAagattttccttttatatttctTGCTTTAGATTTTTATGTAATATGCTTCTTTTTACATTTCCTTAAGCTTTTCTTTAATGGCTTCCATGTTCTGCACTTTTATGTTTGTTAGTTTAGTTTTTCATATGGGTAACTAAACTTTTACAGCATGTTTTGTTCGACGGAATGGCCATTCCATTCCGCCCCTATTCCACGCGCTACAGTGACCCGTTGTTTGGTTGAAATTTGACTGCCGAATAGCTATTCCGTGCGGGCTCTATTACGCGTAAACGCTGCATAACCATTCAGAAGGTCAGGCGCTGAATGCCTATTCAATGGCTCTCGTAATAGCTTTTTTTTTTCAGACGAAAATCTCCTTCCATTTCCACTCATCATTCAGACGAAAATCTTCTTGGGTTTTCCATAAAATGCATAGAATACTCTCTGTTTTTGGATTTTGGGGGTGGCGGATTTGCGTGTGCTGGAAAATATAGAGAAATCGATGTCGAAGGCGGAGCTTTCCAAAGAAATGCGTACGTCTCCCACTGTGCAGCCCAGCAATTGTGGGAATGGCGAGGCTCCGATCAATTATCAGCTATTATTGTTGGTATTCTTCCCTTCGCTATCTGTTTTATTCTTTCCCCTCTTAGAAATTCTCTATCAAAATTGTCATATTTATTTTGCCCGTTCCAATAAACATGCAAATATCATATGTAGAAAGGATTAGGTTATGCTTTTTCTGATGTATATGCGTTGGAGTTTGAtttccatatttttctattttcttcttccCAGACAATCTTGGAGAAGGACTGCCCTGTGTTTGAAAACTTGTTTGAATTTTGTCAAATTTATGCTGGTGGGACAATAGGTAAATTCTGATATGGTGGGTTGTTTCTCTTAATTTGATATGTGTATTTTCAATTGCAATTGATTGTCATGGCTGGCAGATGCTGCAAGAAGATTAAACAATCAGTTATGTGATATTACTATAAATTGGGCTGGTGATTTATATCATGCCAATAAGTGGGAGGCACTTAGGTTTTGTTACATCAATGACTTGGTTTTGGGAATCTTGGAGTTTCTGAAGTATCATGCCCGTGTATTATATATTGATATAGATGTACATCATACCCGTGTATTCTAGTTATAGACGAACTTAGATTCATGCCATCATAATTCAAGATTCAGAGCGGTTTCATCACTTGTCATGGATTATGTTCTTGTAGAGATTACTGGTAGAACATTGGAAACAGAGGAGTCATGTGTAAAGAATTCTTTGATTGATATTTGTAACTTCATATAAACTACTAGTTGCAATTGTAGTTGTTGCATTGAAGACAAAACTATAATAACTCCACTTTCGGAGTTTATGAAGAGTATAACGAGGAGCGCATGTACAGCACCAAGCTCCACTGTACTAAGTATACATAGACAGCATACGTTCGTATAATTTGCTTGCTGAGAAAAGCAAACAAGTCGGAACATTCTTCTCTTCCGTTCGGGTCTCCCTTGCCAAAAAAATGAGCAATGATATGAAAATATCAGATACCCAGTGGAATTCCTTGTCTTTCCTGCCATGAAAGTAATACATTATGCAAGTGGAATTCCTTCTCTACCGTGGCTCGTGGTAGGCAGCTTTTCTGGCACCCACTTTTGAAGGTATTATTCTGAAACATAGAATTCCAAAGAGAATACATGCAAGTTTGAATTTCATTGTTCTTGTTGCTACAgctagaaataattaaaattatataacgTGATAGAACTTTGATGCATGGATTGATTTTTCGTTGTTATGTACCCACTGTAATGGCCAATTTTGACCCGGGCCTAGACCACAATAATAAAACCCaaacaaataataaaacaatCCCAAAATAAGTGTCCATTTACATATTAAATCCAGGCCTAAACTATCCAAACCCAACAAGCCCAACAGGCCCAAATAACCTAAACCCTAGCCCCATTAACCCAAAACATTTTCAGCAGAAAAAAAGAAGTGAAGGAACCCTAGCATTGCAGCCGCCGCTCAGCCCCTCATGTGCGCCACCACCGCCACTCGGCTCGCCTATCACCTGCATCGCACGCCTCTGACAACCACCTGTAATACGCAAGAAAAAGGCACACGCAAGTAGCAGAAGAAACAAgagcaaaaagacaaaaaaagaaaaagaatagtcTTGTAACTTGACTTTAAAAGCCACAACCTTCTCATtgtagcttcttcttcttctttttttcacaaACTTTTTACGCACcatcaataaataaaaagaacaaaaatagaaGTTAAAAGAAAGGttgatttcatttttcttttcttttttttccttttcggttttccctttttttatttcaaatcgatttaaaaaaaataaaataagaagaaaggGAAAGGAGAAAACTTACCTGAATTCAGTCTTGGTGTGGCTCCGACCACTGTCCGCGGTGGAGCCGAGGCGGTTTGGTAATGGTGCGATGATGGGTTTTATAAACCTTAGCAGAGCAAATGAATGGAAAAAAGGGGGTTGTTTTCTTTTGCCTTATTTAAAAGAGAaaagcaaattaaaaaataaaatttgatttaaatagggacttaaaacggtgccgtttcgcACCCAAGTCCTAGtgcccaaaacggcgccgtatagGGCCTCTGCCCGCGCGACCCGACCAGTACCCaggggggatccgcgtgtttcccATTATTGGGATATTTATGCACGATGTTCCTCCGCCTTTGTGCGCGCTACAATTTCGccctttcttttactttatttatttttataaatctagccgcataatttattttttattacatttggGTCCATGTTGAAACGGTGCATATAAGGGCTGGGATATTCTCCCAATCGGTCCCTATTTCTTTGCGCACGTTCCATTTGGGCCctatttgctttcttttttttaaattcgtctctttaattttatttcatttttaattcaatcCTTAACCTTCTAATATCAAACTGTTTTATATATattgcttatttatttttttaagatgtatattttattttaaacagttttatatattatttattttagattttttttacatattagtTCTGTTAAACTATTTTAtgtatcatttatttaaaattgatttataatattcatttcaaattgtattattttaagttatgtgtatatatattttttaactagtTACCTTAAACGGttttattacatattattttaaattattttacatattacttattttaagttttttatatacattatttattttaaacttttacatattatatattttaagtttatgtaCATAATGTagtttaaactattttatatattatttcttttaaaccttttatattagttattttaaaccgttttacattgtttattttaaacatttttttgttatttttttaactattttatatattattcactttaaattttttatataatattcattttaaactgTTTTTTAATACatgttattttgaattattttatagatattaaTTACTCcaaattacttttttatttattttaaaatctttttatatattatttttgaattgcttattattataaatttatatataatgtttATTCTTAAACTTTCTTTTATAtggattatttattttcaattttctatTTGTTGTTTATCTTAAActctttatacattatttattttttttatattatttatgttaaacttttattttattttatgtatattatttattttaaatttccttttacgtattatttattttagactttttattttaaattgttttgtattatttactttaaattgctTTTATGGTATTTATTTTAAacctttttatatgtatatatattatttatttaaaattatcttattatttgttttaagttaTTTTGTATTATTGCTTCATTTCTATGTTTATTGATTGGTATTAAAAATAATGTATGTTGTGTGATTATAGCTATTGTGTATTTTAATTTGTTGATATCGTATTTTTGTTTGTATTATTGTCATTCGCTTGTGTAATGTTGAATTCATGTACTATTGTCCACGCTCAttactctatttttattttcgtatCATCGTATCATGAATTTAATCCCAACATGTTTTTCcaaattaaatctttttattttaatccaaacaaAATAGCGCACGTCGTTTAAATATCATACTCgctattattcaaaaataaaaatttcaaaataaggcaatgtttcgcgttttggaacatcgaagaattgtgccttaacttacggggtttcgttTTTCTCATTGatcctaaatagccaaatatctttTCGAGTTTTAAAATACACGGAAttccaataaaaattaaaggcaaACTTATTCTCGAGAGTgcaaaatgtcgtgtcctaactcacgGGATGTAACGTTTTATTACTTCGAGACGACAGAGTCTTTAACACTCTTTTCGGTCTAACTCAAGCATTTTTAAAATCAACATTAAcaaagaaggatcgtattttaaatccgTTCCTGATTTTTAACTTTCGACGTttagacactaactaatcaatttggtaccgattttgggcgtgacgagagtgctaatccttcctcgtacgtaaccgactcccgaacccattctctcgagtttcgtagaccaaaaataccgttttagtaaactaaaatgttttattaaaataaaggtgatccgatcacacctaataaagattggtggcgactcccattttaatcttcgctttcaaacaaagtcgattcccgttttcaaaaaaatggttttgacaccCACTGTGAAGTAGAACAAGGAAGTTAGGTGTTTGCTAGCGCATAACTTATATAGTACTTGTACGTTTTCGAAAAATAGGAATTTAGCCGTGTATTTTTATTTTGTGGAATTTAGTttatctatttttcaaatttcaaaatttaagtgcAGCAGTTAatactgttaattttttttttgttaaattgaagctcattacaaaattattttttaaattacatggCTACTAAGCAAATatctttttcatttcaaaagaaaGGTGTTGCACTATGTCTCTTAACATGGTTAACTcttactattttctttttcttctctctttccttTTGTAGATAGATATTTTGCGCAACTTTCTTATTGCTAATTCTTGTAGCTTGCATCATCGGTTGGCCCCCGGTTCTACATGAATATTTTCAAATGAAAGCAGATATCAGAAACTGGAGCCTAACAAGTACTTTTCACATATTGTTTCTCTCAGTTTCCTTCTTGCTTTATTAATAATTCGAACCACTAATTAGTTTGATTAATTTTGTAGTCTCTAACTCTGTGTACATTGTGAGTTTTCCCTTCGGTCAACTTTTTGAATTTTTCCCCATTTAAAGGCTTTATTAATAATTCTAACCATTAATTTGTTGGCGGTTTGATTGATGCAATATTTCCTAGCTAAATTGTTACCGCTAATTAAAtgtagcttataatatttttttagtatatacTAACTATTTAAACATATCAGATAAGGTCAAAACTTTCGACATTTGGATTATGTGGGCCAACTGAAGTTACCTATTATGGTAATGCCTTAAAGTTTTATGCTTCAGTGCGTCTAAATATAAGGAGAACAGGGCTTGTCAAGAAAGGAGAAGATGTATCAAACTCGCACCCTTTTTTTCCTATTCAGTTTGTTGGTTGGATTTATGTGTAGTGGGTAAACGCATATAAATCGTTTGTTTATTTACTCTTAGCTTGATTGAAACTCTCTTGAGCAACCTGTTAAAATTTCCTTTGAACTGTCTCTTACATTCCCAAGCAAGTTAAACATGTAGCTTTATCTGCAATCCAGCAAATCTCACTCTTGTATATGTTCTATGTCTCATTGTGTTTTTGAAATGTCTAATCTGTAGACTATTGGAAGTCAAGTTCTTGTGAAGGTTGTGAAGAACAAGCTTGCCCCTCCATTTAAGAATGCTTAATTTGAGCTTAAATTTGGCAAGGAAATATCCTGGGAAGGGGAGATCATAAATTTGGCAACGAAACACAAACTTGTTACAAAGTCTGGCGCATTTTACAGTTTCAACGACAGGAAACTCCATGGCAAGGAAGCCTTCAGAAGGTTTTTGGCTGAAAATGAAAGTGCTCTTGAAGAACTTGTGATGAAACTTAGAGAAAAGCTACTTGATGCTGAGAGCAAGAAGGAAGAACAAACAGGTATCTCGGATGATTGTGGGGGTAATTGTGGCATTGAAAAGTTTTGTGTATTCAATGGATGAGATAATACAGGATCTTGTTTCAAATTTCCAGGGGCATCCGACTGTCTTCCTCTCACATTGTCCTATTTCCAGCCATATTTACCATGTTAAGGAGGGAgcaatttatatttgaaaaattgcaTTGTATAACTTAGATTCTTATTTAAATTCTGAGAAAAATTTCTGCTATCTAGCAAATCTGTTCTCTGCAATTATGAAATCATAAGATCAAAGATTAATAGTAGCCCATTGAGGATTTGAGCATCACCATCATTATTGCAAATAAAATTCCCAAAGAATAATTTTTACCATCTTTCCTTTTGTATGAATTTGTAAGtgtgatttttatattaaaaatcgaATATACCGGTAATCATCTAAAGGACTTGACACAATTAATTGACTATATAAACCAAATCTTTTGTCaattcttagttttttttttcctaagTTAACTTTGATAATTAATGTATTAAAAAGAGGGgatttttttaacagaaatgttggttaaaatattaatttaatattccgtatgataatttatatgtattttattttgacATAACTTATTTGTCTTATAcacataaaaaaacaatttaaaattcataaaaatattcaaataaaatcaaaattataaaaagctcataatttaaaaaaatgcatGAAGTACGTTTGAATTGTTATTTGCCATAAAAGttgtaattaaaaattttaatgcttaaaaaatgatattttagcacattaaatatctattgcagtttaaaaataataaagtagattatatattatttttatagtattatatattatgatttttaattcatataataataattatattaagaattttattaaattatatattattttattgaattatatttaataataattatgttaaaatatggttaaattatttattatttaattatttttaataataatcttattaaaatttaataacaataacaataatcatctacttaacaaaaattctgctaagggtattctggtcattttttTTCCTCATGCTGTTACAAcattattccattcaaccaaacaaaaaaATGTTATTACAGTTcgattccattccattcaaccaaacagttgaattactaattacaactctattccattatagctctattcaattacagccctattccattacagtgaaccaaacgtattgttaagggggttggttgatggagatgtgatAAGCTGATGTTTGGATGAGGGACCAAAtcgtaataaattggactaatttgaatgaacctaaaaacttaggattgaaGACCCTAAGGAAAGATTTAAACAAGTAAGATCAAGAGGAGATTTTGTTGAGCACTAATTCATTAGTCCCAAGTTCGccggtgagatcgagagataaactAGATTAGCTTGTCTAACTGGTAAAATTGAGACTGGAAGGTAAAATGAAACCATTTTAGGAGTTTAAGCgatttagatccctaattcgAGGATGAGTGAACCACATCAAGATCAATCAACCAccatttattatttacatattaattttataattttacatttgttacaatttagtccttggaagctagcttgtaacaccccaaaattcttAGATTTGATTCTGTTAAAATGTgacacacaagtgtgtatctactttagtggttaagtgttctgggtgtgtgtgagaggtcctaaGTTTAAGCTCTAGCTTGGGCAAATTCtggtatttttttatgaataaagcctTAACTGGGTTCAATAggcttatattttattgtttgttaAAGCATAtaagaatgggcctgctggtttagtggttaagtattGGAGTGTTGgaggttctgtgtttgattcctTGCTTCGGCTTTATTTCTGTGCGGTTGCAGGGAAAAGTTTGAGTGGGATTAGGAATCTGAGTAATGGGTAGTTAGTGGAGGGAATTAAGGAGAAAAAAGATTGGGGGCTATCAGTTTCAGTCAAGACTGGTTTCTTTTCTGAAAATTCGGCCTTTCACCCTTGTTATGCTAGTTTTGTTGTTGATTTTCCCTCTTCCCAATCCCTCCTTTTACTGGCAATTTTTATCTCTAATCCTTCGTACAATCGTTTTCTTTTTGTGGTTAAGTTTCTGCAACTCATTGTTTCAATCTTCTCGTCGTGTTGGTAAGTACGATTAGGATATTATTATTGTTGTGGATTGGTGTATCATTACTAACCGGGTCGATTGATGTATAGGGGATATTCAAAGGATGGGAAATCTCTAATTAACGTTTTAGGGTGTGCGAAACTCGATTGATCGACTAAAGGTAATGTTTCTGTAAGTATTAGCGTTTGGTCATCTCAAGCATTTTTATTTAAGTATCGTTTGTAGTGGCTAAATtgtggaaaaatcatcaatgataGGTACTGGAGTGCTCAGGGGTGTCTTATCTACAAATCTATACCAGGTGTGAACTCGATTGCACAGAAAAAGAGGTTTTGGCGAAAGCTGAAAACctcactgtcgatgccacacgggcgtctGGTCGACGAACTAGGCCTTGCGCGCGTGACACGGGCGTACGACACAGTCGTGTGATGGCCGGAGAGGCTTCGGTCGTGTGCGAGACATGGGCCCGATCATtgtgggtcgtgtgggcccacacgggtgaaccacacgagcgtgtgaaatTTTGGGCCAAGCTATGTGatccacacagccaaggccaatttgtgccgtgtgggctacacgggcgtatgggcacacacgggcaggccacatgggcatgtgagcccaattttctaaaataatccaTAAGGTTGCCTGTGACCTATCGTAAGgttggtaagcattacttagacccctaattctGTGATCTGATTATGAGatgtatgtattaagcatgttTGTAACATCCTACCCGTAttcgttgccggaatagggtacgaggcattaccggagtttacgaattaattttttttttaactcagTATAACCcttttatagatatctaacctttCCTGTAATTTTAAACTGAGACCAgtccacatcaaccaatccaattcaacatattttcaagatagattcatgcatatttataagataacctcatcacataccaaaaccaagatttgttagccataccaatggttgaccttacattcatttcacattaacatttactttattagcttatacatgtcattgatttcaaaaataaagtttctttatatactgaaatcttgaggttgatagtgtgatgtgtctccgactgaatccgacctccgagctcttaacactacaaaacaggggaaaaggaaacagggtaagcactttgtgcttagttaGCTCATGTaataagaattatacttacctaatattttcaatacaatgcaataaacattcatatatccattcaatgcattattaccctaacatgaaCAAACTCATCGTTCAAGTTCGTCTAATAATTTCCATGTGTCAATAATATCTATCATGATTGATGAGCttatcaataccatgatttccattcccttgttattttttcatatttatcctgttgaatttatcggaatttcaatggattttcagaggtacacttttactGTACAATTCCGAGTCCGTCAACTCATATTCAtgtgcacatttccatttcaaagagcacactctcgcgaacctcatccctacagcgggattactagtccaggctaaatcctctgcaacgacaattactctaatgagcttggatctgaattaccagtccaagctacattcagaccctaattcggattacctgtccgggctaaattcattttacacatattcttcgggagggcttaTATCAGAATCACCCGTCAAGGCTAGATCTTTTTTACTGTAAATTCCTTTTCAATGATCCATCGAAATCCATTCCATCCAACAGggatttattttccctttttataaaatattatcaatatttcatcaattatcatacaatgaacattcaaatcatattcacatcaataacatacatttcaagcaatTAAGAATAtcattcaagttacacgaacttacctcgatacttgttcgtatataaaaatctactaattccgaaatttttcttttccttgatctaacttcatattttaattttctgaatctaaataaataaatttaatcatcaaattaatacatttcatattcatatgtaacattctctataattccacaattatttatagttcattc
This window of the Gossypium hirsutum isolate 1008001.06 chromosome A09, Gossypium_hirsutum_v2.1, whole genome shotgun sequence genome carries:
- the LOC107889199 gene encoding histone deacetylase 9 is translated as MSKAELSKEMRTSPTVQPSNCGNGEAPINYQLLLLTILEKDCPVFENLFEFCQIYAGGTIDAARRLNNQLCDITINWAGDLYHANKWEALRFCYINDLVLGILEFLKYHARVLYIDIDVHHTRVF